The DNA segment GTAGTGTTTTTTTGAAGTTTGCCACCATCCTTACAATCTGAGTAAATTTCAAGTTTACATTTTGAAGTCATTTATTTAATTTGTTTTTGGCCCATCCCGGTAAATCCAGTTGATGATAGCCAGTTGCAGAATGAAACTCATAACCTTGATGCCATAAATTGTTTTCCTCGCAAAATTTTATTTGTTGTAACAGATCATTAAACTGCTGTTTACCTAATGCGATAAAATCTTTGTCTGCCTTATAAACAGATATGTTATAAGGAGGTAATGTTTCTACAACAAGAAAAAAGAAATCTGGGAACTTTCCGAATAAAGTTTCTTCAGCATCTAAATAGGAACCAACTTGTAAATGATAACCAAAATTAAAAGCAGCCTTTGTAAAACCTTCAGGACTTCCATCATTAGAGCTTTTTAAATCCATTATAAAAGAGTCGGCTGTCGCATCTTTATAGCCAATTAAAGGCAATCCAGTTGCTCTGTGGCTCCAAGAAACCTTATCCTGTGTTCTTGTAATTCTAGAAAGTAGTTCCTTCGCTTTTGGATTTTCAAATGTTTTGTTTGCAAGGAATTTAGCAAGCTCTGCATCTTCTGAATTTATCCATGTTTTACCCCTGTTTTCTTCTGCCCATTCTGTAAATTTTTGAACTTGAATAATAGTTTCGGGACTTGGTTTTTTTGCGTTTAATTGCGAAGATGTCGGTTTTTTAATATCATCCGGCATAATAGCAAATTTTCTATCATATTCATCTGGAGTTAGAATTAAAATATCAATTATTTGGCCGAATACCATTGATGCCGTTGGCTCAAATTTTGTTAATCTATATTCAACATAATGCTGAGGTGACTTTTGAAACGCTTTTAATGATGAATAAGAAAGTGGTCTTTTATCGAATTCTGGTTTAAAATCAGTGGTGTATCTCATTTAATTAGTTTTAGGAGTTAATTTTTTTCGAATAGTTTCAATTGCTGATCTGAACGCCATATTTTTATTTAGATTTTTATCGGATGATGTTAATTGCCATATGTATTTATCCAAACCTTCAATATCTGTAATTAGATCTAAACTTTCTTGAATAATAGGATCTAACTTAACTTCTGGATACATTATATTTTGATCTGGATTAAAATTAATTGTATCGCGCCGATTCAAATTGCCTCCAAACATATTT comes from the Bacteroidota bacterium genome and includes:
- a CDS encoding PD-(D/E)XK nuclease-like domain-containing protein — translated: MRYTTDFKPEFDKRPLSYSSLKAFQKSPQHYVEYRLTKFEPTASMVFGQIIDILILTPDEYDRKFAIMPDDIKKPTSSQLNAKKPSPETIIQVQKFTEWAEENRGKTWINSEDAELAKFLANKTFENPKAKELLSRITRTQDKVSWSHRATGLPLIGYKDATADSFIMDLKSSNDGSPEGFTKAAFNFGYHLQVGSYLDAEETLFGKFPDFFFLVVETLPPYNISVYKADKDFIALGKQQFNDLLQQIKFCEENNLWHQGYEFHSATGYHQLDLPGWAKNKLNK